From Pandoraea norimbergensis, the proteins below share one genomic window:
- a CDS encoding AraC family transcriptional regulator — MSEEVHYSHSSDIPGLTLGTARFAEFRFAPHYHLDCHIALIASGVQRQTMRGESLVLTRGTIQLMPPGEVHDGTAGAEASYTLQTFRLSPALLDGLGEEITGKHYFPSQAAVLLQDASLAEQLLGIHAALRQPCGDIMRSETQVLSLLESLFARMRRPAPLAVAGALSSQQLQRVRDYVEAHVAEKIVLEDLSGLVGLDRFRFLKLFKHTIGMTPHAWLLRMRLEKAVALMHANREMPMTDVAHAVGFFDQSHFTRAFRQAYGVTPARF; from the coding sequence GTGTCAGAAGAGGTGCATTACAGTCATTCGAGCGACATTCCGGGCCTGACGCTGGGCACGGCGCGTTTCGCCGAGTTCCGTTTTGCGCCTCACTACCATCTCGACTGTCATATCGCGCTGATCGCCAGCGGCGTGCAACGGCAAACCATGCGGGGTGAGTCGTTGGTGCTGACCCGAGGCACGATCCAGCTCATGCCGCCGGGCGAAGTTCATGACGGCACGGCAGGCGCCGAAGCCTCGTACACGCTCCAGACGTTTCGGCTGTCACCTGCCTTACTCGACGGTCTCGGTGAAGAAATCACGGGCAAGCACTATTTCCCGTCGCAGGCCGCCGTCCTGCTTCAGGACGCGAGCCTTGCCGAACAACTGCTGGGCATCCATGCGGCCTTGCGCCAGCCCTGCGGCGACATCATGCGTAGCGAAACGCAGGTGCTTTCGCTGCTTGAATCGCTGTTTGCCCGCATGCGGCGGCCGGCACCGCTGGCGGTCGCGGGGGCGCTGTCGTCGCAACAATTGCAGCGCGTGCGCGATTATGTGGAGGCCCATGTCGCGGAGAAGATCGTGCTGGAGGACTTGTCGGGTCTGGTTGGCCTCGACCGGTTCCGGTTTCTCAAGTTGTTCAAGCACACCATCGGCATGACACCGCACGCGTGGCTGCTGCGAATGCGGCTCGAAAAGGCCGTGGCGCTGATGCATGCGAATCGCGAGATGCCTATGACGGATGTCGCGCACGCCGTCGGGTTCTTCGATCAAAGCCATTTCACGCGCGCGTTTCGACAGGCGTACGGGGTGACGCCCGCGCGGTTCTGA
- a CDS encoding efflux transporter outer membrane subunit, with protein MSAVLISAGSRRRQPVRARVLATLLALLATGCTTLGPDYRSPHIDVPSQWHEAQQGHDGRGEFSAAQQDQLRTWWRSFNDPILDRLVDAALAGNQDLAIARTRLTQARAERIQIASGLGPTVSVGGVGQALRSSERLDWPPGIGGSRTWRAGFDASWELDFFGGTRRAVEAADAQIDAVTDDAHAVQVSLLAELAADYAMLRTAQARLAIAQENIHNLTQGEQLAERALAHGLGTSADVAQARAERETAQALPPQLDAEAARLSHAIGVLTGGFSGDWREVLAQPSPRLPVTPSLPLSMPSEVMRQRPDVRAAERRLAAATAQIGVAEAARFPHFSIPLSLGTTASLLSDLFSGASLAWSAALQASQTVYDGGRARAGVTAAQAQADAARLAYERDVRLALRDVEDALTGLNSERARQISLAAAVSDSQQALDRATRLYRRGLSGYLPVLTAQRTANHARDALALSQGGEMRSAIALYKSLGAGWGEAVN; from the coding sequence ATGAGCGCTGTCTTGATTTCGGCCGGCTCCCGGCGACGCCAGCCGGTGCGCGCGAGGGTCCTTGCCACATTGCTTGCCCTGCTGGCGACAGGCTGCACGACACTCGGACCCGACTACCGCAGCCCTCATATCGATGTGCCGTCGCAATGGCATGAAGCGCAACAGGGGCACGATGGGCGCGGCGAATTCAGTGCTGCCCAGCAGGATCAACTGCGCACGTGGTGGCGATCTTTCAACGATCCGATACTCGACCGGTTGGTCGATGCTGCGCTGGCGGGCAATCAGGATCTCGCGATTGCGCGAACGCGGCTGACGCAAGCGAGAGCCGAGCGCATTCAGATCGCCTCTGGGCTCGGGCCGACAGTCTCGGTCGGCGGCGTCGGGCAAGCGTTGCGTTCCAGCGAGCGCCTCGACTGGCCGCCCGGCATCGGCGGATCGCGCACATGGCGGGCCGGTTTCGACGCCAGTTGGGAGCTGGATTTCTTCGGCGGCACGCGCCGCGCGGTGGAAGCCGCCGACGCGCAAATCGATGCCGTGACCGACGACGCGCACGCGGTACAGGTGAGCCTGCTTGCCGAACTCGCCGCCGACTACGCCATGTTGCGCACGGCGCAGGCGCGGCTTGCCATTGCTCAGGAAAACATTCACAACCTGACGCAAGGGGAGCAGCTTGCCGAGCGGGCGCTGGCGCATGGCCTCGGCACGTCGGCTGACGTGGCACAGGCGCGCGCCGAGCGCGAGACGGCGCAAGCGTTGCCGCCGCAACTGGACGCCGAAGCCGCCCGGCTGAGCCATGCCATTGGTGTGCTGACGGGGGGCTTCTCTGGGGACTGGCGCGAGGTGCTGGCGCAGCCGTCGCCACGGTTACCCGTCACGCCGTCGCTGCCGCTGTCGATGCCATCGGAGGTGATGCGCCAGCGTCCCGACGTGCGTGCCGCAGAGCGCAGGCTGGCTGCTGCGACGGCGCAGATCGGTGTCGCGGAGGCCGCGCGCTTTCCTCATTTCAGCATTCCATTGAGCCTCGGTACGACGGCCAGTCTGCTGAGTGACCTGTTCTCGGGCGCGAGTCTCGCGTGGTCCGCAGCGTTGCAGGCGAGCCAGACGGTCTACGACGGCGGGCGCGCACGTGCGGGTGTCACGGCAGCCCAAGCACAGGCGGACGCGGCACGACTCGCCTATGAGCGTGACGTGCGGCTGGCGTTACGCGACGTAGAAGATGCGCTCACCGGGCTGAACAGCGAGCGCGCGCGGCAGATTTCGCTGGCGGCGGCCGTGAGCGATAGCCAGCAGGCCCTCGATCGGGCAACGCGGTTGTATCGCCGTGGACTTAGCGGCTATTTGCCGGTGCTGACTGCGCAACGTACGGCAAATCACGCGCGCGATGCGCTCGCCTTGAGTCAGGGCGGTGAGATGCGTAGCGCGATCGCGCTCTACAAGTCGCTCGGCGCGGGATGGGGCGAGGCGGTGAACTGA
- a CDS encoding efflux RND transporter periplasmic adaptor subunit, whose translation MSNRALWFRPVAKAAGTLAVVGLAVVLVVALWRAYVVAPWTRDGRVSAEVVRIAPEISGTVQDVAVVDNQFVRRGDLLYRVDPERFRLAVSQAEAQLSAARAILQQKQQDARRRRGMDDLVPGEEIQRAGQAVAIAVADQRRAQVALDVARLDLARTELRAPVDGYVTHLRLRPGDYAVAGHASIALLDAHSFWITGYFEETKLRGIHAGAPARIRLMGFDDLIDGHVASIGRGITDANERPDSQGLPSVEPTFSWVRLAQRIPVRVAIDRVPPGIVLAAGMTCSVDVGPSGQGAAPKGALASLLMRWMS comes from the coding sequence ATGTCTAATCGTGCGTTGTGGTTCCGTCCGGTCGCGAAAGCGGCGGGCACCTTGGCCGTCGTTGGTCTGGCGGTGGTTCTTGTGGTTGCACTGTGGCGCGCTTACGTCGTCGCGCCATGGACGCGCGACGGGCGCGTGAGTGCCGAAGTCGTGCGCATTGCGCCGGAAATCTCCGGCACCGTGCAAGACGTGGCCGTCGTCGACAATCAGTTCGTGCGGCGCGGCGACCTGCTGTATCGCGTCGATCCCGAGCGTTTCAGACTTGCCGTCTCGCAGGCCGAGGCGCAGTTAAGCGCAGCGCGCGCCATCTTGCAGCAGAAGCAGCAAGACGCCCGACGCCGGCGCGGGATGGATGATCTGGTGCCCGGCGAAGAGATTCAGCGCGCGGGTCAGGCGGTGGCGATTGCCGTGGCGGATCAACGCCGGGCACAGGTCGCGCTCGATGTTGCGCGACTCGATCTGGCGCGCACCGAGCTGCGCGCGCCGGTCGACGGTTACGTCACCCATCTGCGCCTTCGTCCGGGCGATTACGCTGTTGCGGGACACGCCAGCATTGCGTTGCTCGACGCGCACAGCTTCTGGATCACGGGCTATTTCGAAGAGACGAAACTGCGCGGTATTCACGCGGGCGCTCCGGCACGCATCCGGCTGATGGGCTTCGATGACCTGATTGATGGTCACGTCGCGAGCATCGGGCGCGGCATCACCGATGCCAACGAGCGCCCGGATTCGCAGGGCCTGCCGAGCGTTGAACCCACGTTCAGTTGGGTGCGTCTGGCGCAGCGAATTCCCGTGCGCGTCGCCATCGACCGCGTGCCGCCGGGGATCGTACTGGCCGCCGGCATGACGTGCAGCGTCGATGTTGGCCCGTCAGGGCAGGGTGCCGCACCGAAAGGCGCGCTGGCCAGTCTGCTGATGCGGTGGATGTCATGA
- a CDS encoding DUF1656 domain-containing protein, with the protein MLSEVAVAGIYLPPFFVYACLAVPLFLGVRFVLARTGVLRRVWHPALFEFAISLCLVSVLMLYV; encoded by the coding sequence ATGCTCAGTGAAGTTGCCGTGGCGGGCATCTATTTGCCGCCGTTCTTCGTTTATGCCTGCCTTGCCGTGCCGCTTTTCCTCGGCGTGCGCTTCGTCCTCGCACGCACCGGCGTGTTACGGCGCGTCTGGCACCCGGCGCTCTTTGAGTTCGCCATTTCCCTCTGTCTGGTTTCTGTCTTGATGCTTTATGTCTAA
- a CDS encoding FUSC family protein: MQSASSQTATNAGATSPGRLSTRLLGFLGRFDLSSPRATYVLRSIFAAWLALVVAYALELEMPYSAASTVLLVIHPIQGAVIGKGTWRVLGTLGGMVVSVLLMSAFGQTPWLFLLGFGFWLGLCVTGMTLLRHFRASGVVVAGYTVGLATFGALEHPQLTFEHVIGRGSTVMIGVVCLGLVSALFSRRSVRSKLDALLGRLSAHVAEALATQHDVGGADVSGTTSPRIAPARRHLMAEIYGVDDLLSLGKAESSDLAHRADAVRHAMASLFAALAGSASSAGREGEASPHWCDTQSMLATAWREAGQAVAAGDTGLSRAVDVLRTAQARLSATLDAQSSVTSPTPPALHIAVDRLIEQIDDYLAALEGLASLRRTRPRVASRRGALVPPMSPMSPVRPVHFHRDVRAAWQNGLRAMLTLVGTGAFWIVTGWPHGDMMLLIVAPYCALLATAPNPAAGAFQFVKGTVIAVPAAFVCAFVILPHIEGLPLLLVVLAVFWLPGIYATTMPQHGLAALAYLVGFNTLTGADNPMHYDVALFLNWSIAWVLGTLFAWMGFRLFLPRQLPRDIARLRARIRDEAVQLLRVGSLAATSHNAHVWQRRQQHRIAQLGALLKTQPDAMDRAIVDALASLHLGREIHRLRAWLQGEGGDALCRQIITTALARMARRADDPSRAARHARDAARRLSVVQADAASVATDVPRLIAALTDAADLLDAHASYFSTLPPVRTHAQ, encoded by the coding sequence GTGCAATCCGCGTCATCGCAGACGGCGACTAATGCAGGGGCAACATCGCCCGGCCGCCTGAGCACCCGGTTACTGGGCTTTCTCGGGCGGTTCGATCTGAGCTCGCCGCGCGCTACCTACGTCTTACGGTCCATCTTCGCCGCGTGGCTCGCCCTCGTCGTCGCCTATGCGCTGGAACTGGAGATGCCTTACTCAGCGGCATCGACGGTCCTGCTCGTCATCCATCCCATTCAGGGCGCCGTCATCGGGAAGGGGACGTGGCGTGTGCTCGGCACCCTCGGCGGCATGGTCGTGTCTGTGCTGCTGATGAGCGCATTCGGGCAGACGCCATGGCTGTTTCTGCTGGGCTTCGGCTTTTGGCTCGGGCTCTGCGTGACGGGCATGACGCTGCTCCGGCACTTCCGGGCGTCGGGCGTGGTGGTCGCGGGCTACACGGTCGGGCTGGCAACGTTCGGCGCGCTTGAACATCCGCAACTGACTTTCGAACATGTGATCGGCCGGGGCTCGACGGTCATGATCGGCGTCGTGTGTCTGGGGCTGGTGTCGGCATTGTTCAGCCGCCGCAGTGTGCGCAGCAAGTTGGACGCGTTGCTGGGCCGGTTGTCGGCCCATGTCGCGGAGGCGCTGGCCACCCAGCATGACGTTGGCGGCGCTGACGTGAGCGGCACAACCTCGCCACGGATCGCACCGGCCCGGCGGCACCTGATGGCCGAGATTTACGGCGTCGATGATTTGCTCTCGCTCGGCAAGGCCGAATCGTCCGATCTGGCGCATCGCGCGGACGCCGTGCGGCACGCGATGGCGTCACTCTTTGCGGCGCTGGCGGGTAGCGCCTCATCGGCGGGGCGTGAGGGCGAAGCGTCGCCGCACTGGTGCGACACGCAGTCCATGCTCGCCACCGCGTGGCGCGAGGCCGGACAGGCCGTCGCAGCGGGCGATACAGGCTTGTCGCGTGCCGTGGACGTTCTGCGTACCGCGCAGGCGCGTCTGTCGGCAACGCTCGATGCGCAGTCGAGCGTCACGTCACCGACGCCCCCCGCGCTTCATATCGCCGTCGACCGGTTGATCGAACAGATTGACGACTATCTCGCCGCGTTGGAAGGCCTCGCGTCGCTGCGTCGAACACGTCCGCGAGTGGCATCCCGACGCGGCGCACTCGTGCCGCCCATGTCTCCCATGTCTCCCGTACGCCCGGTGCATTTCCATCGCGACGTCCGCGCCGCGTGGCAAAACGGCCTGCGCGCCATGCTGACGCTGGTAGGCACCGGCGCGTTCTGGATTGTCACGGGGTGGCCGCATGGCGACATGATGCTGTTGATCGTTGCGCCGTATTGCGCGTTGCTGGCGACGGCACCCAACCCGGCGGCCGGGGCGTTTCAGTTCGTCAAGGGCACGGTGATTGCGGTGCCTGCGGCGTTTGTCTGCGCGTTCGTGATCCTGCCGCACATCGAAGGCTTGCCACTGTTGCTCGTCGTGCTGGCCGTGTTCTGGCTGCCGGGGATCTACGCGACGACGATGCCGCAACATGGGCTTGCCGCGTTGGCGTACCTCGTTGGTTTCAACACGCTGACGGGGGCCGATAACCCAATGCACTACGACGTCGCGTTGTTCCTGAATTGGTCGATTGCGTGGGTGCTGGGCACGCTCTTCGCATGGATGGGCTTCCGGTTGTTCCTGCCGCGACAGTTGCCCCGCGACATCGCACGCCTGCGCGCGCGTATTCGCGATGAAGCCGTGCAGTTGTTGCGCGTGGGCAGTCTTGCGGCCACCTCACACAACGCACACGTCTGGCAACGCCGACAACAACATCGAATCGCGCAGTTGGGCGCGTTGCTCAAGACGCAGCCGGACGCCATGGATCGCGCGATTGTGGACGCGCTGGCGAGCCTGCATCTCGGCCGCGAAATTCATCGCCTGCGTGCGTGGTTGCAAGGCGAGGGCGGCGACGCCTTGTGTCGCCAGATCATCACGACAGCCCTCGCTCGCATGGCACGCCGTGCGGACGATCCGTCACGGGCTGCACGTCACGCCCGTGATGCCGCCCGGCGTCTTTCCGTGGTGCAGGCAGATGCGGCAAGCGTCGCCACCGACGTCCCCCGACTCATTGCCGCGCTGACCGATGCCGCCGATTTGCTCGACGCTCACGCCAGCTATTTCTCAACGTTGCCTCCGGTGCGTACCCATGCTCAGTGA